A stretch of Pomacea canaliculata isolate SZHN2017 linkage group LG6, ASM307304v1, whole genome shotgun sequence DNA encodes these proteins:
- the LOC112567285 gene encoding apolipoprotein L3-like — translation MTEGEIIKKEARELRDLILKLIKELDDHHYNVNVAKATGNAVSAFGGILTVAGAISAGLTAGATLPLVGTGIAIAAGGGIIDMGASLTEHYINYVKQYHLQEKWDTFENDFLKYYDKESSETSIEIQKTIRDIISGVIEMNEGYNWIKKRASAASRLRDALAVPGASPVCRVTRSIIEGVKIVGKRTVFLNAFLVPISLQDLVRSANAASSGESSDVSAKLKNMADFLNKVVNDEL, via the exons AtgacagaaggagaaataataaagaaagaagctCGTGAGCTACGTGACCTGATTTTGAAGCTGATCAAAGAATTAGACGATCACCACTATAACGTGAACGTTGCCAAGGCAACAGGCAACGCTGTATCAGCTTTTGGaggaa taTTAACCGTTGCAGGCGCCATCTCAGCAGGTCTAACCGCAGGAGCAACGTTGCCCTTGGTCGGTACTGGCATCGCGATAGCCGCTGGCGGAGGTATAATTGATATGGGGGCTTCTCTGACAGAGCACTATATCAACTATGTTAAACAGTATCATCTCCAGGAGAAGTGGGATACGTTTGAAAATGATTTCTTAAAATACTACGACAAAGAGAGTTCTGAAACTTCGATAGAAATTCAAAAAACCATTCGGGATATTATCAGTGGAGTTATCGAGATGAACGAAGGTTACAATTGGATCAAGAAGAGAGCTAGTGCTGCAAGTAGGCTGAGAGATGCCTTAGCGGTGCCGGGCGCCTCGCCGGTATGCAGAGTGACCAGATCAATCATTGAAGGTGTGAAGATTGTAGGGAAAAGAACAGTCTTTTTAAACGCCTTCCTGGTCCCCATCAGCTTGCAAGATCTCGTACGATCAGCTAATGCAGCAAGCAGTGGCGAGAGCTCAGATGTTTCGGCCAAACTGAAGAATATGGCGGACTTTCTTAACAAAGTTGTCAACGACGAACTGTAG